Proteins encoded in a region of the Mycolicibacterium neoaurum genome:
- a CDS encoding cold-shock protein, translated as MPQGTVKWFNAEKGFGFIAPEDGSADVFVHYTEIQGSGFRTLEENQKVEFEVGQSPKGPQATGVRAV; from the coding sequence ATGCCACAGGGAACTGTGAAGTGGTTCAACGCGGAGAAGGGCTTCGGCTTCATCGCCCCCGAGGACGGCTCCGCTGACGTTTTTGTCCACTACACGGAGATCCAGGGGTCGGGCTTCCGCACCCTGGAGGAGAACCAGAAGGTTGAGTTCGAGGTCGGCCAGAGCCCCAAGGGCCCGCAGGCGACCGGCGTCCGCGCCGTCTGA
- a CDS encoding DEAD/DEAH box helicase, whose protein sequence is MSVPGPSTGPDFGRDLLSCAVRGTPADEHPVRHVEDIPPRRGTSLPWPAWAEPDVVAAFTARGVHTPWSHQVAAAELAHTGRHVVLSTGTASGKSLAYQLPILTTLAEDPLARALYLSPTKALGHDQLRAAHGLCEEVPGLRDVAPCAYDGDAGTDMRRFARERSRWIFSNPDMIHLSLLRNHARWAVFLRHLKYIVVDECHYYRGIFGSNVALVLRRLLRLCARYSGSPTVIFASATTAAPAETAAQLIGETVTAVTEDGSPHGGRTVALWEPALLEDLVGENGAPVRRSAGAESARVMADLIAEGARTLTFVRSRRGAELTALAASARLEEIAPDLADRVASYRAGYLSEDRRALEHALSEGELRGVATTNALELGVDIAGLDAVVLAGFPGTVTSFWQQAGRSGRRGQSALIVLIARDDPLDTYLVHHPRALLARPIEKVVIDPGNPYVLGPQLLCAATELPLTDAEVRTWDAEEVARTLVDDGLLRRRPTGWFPAPEIDPHPAVDIRGASGGQIAILESGTGRILGTTGTGQAPASVHPGAVYLHQGESYVVDSLDFEDGIAIVHAEDPGYTTAAREVTDIAVTGTGERRTVGPVTVGVVPVSVSNTVTGYLRRRLDGEVIDFVELDMPTRTLETVAVMCTITPETLYANGIDPLAVPGSLHAAEHAAIGLLPLVASCDRGDIGGVSTASGPEDGLPTIFVYDGYPGGAGFADRGYRQMYLWWEATAAAIEACECPAGCPSCVQSPKCGNGNDPLDKAGAVRVLRMVLDELAGR, encoded by the coding sequence GTGTCTGTGCCAGGGCCGAGTACTGGGCCCGATTTCGGTCGGGACCTGCTGTCCTGCGCGGTGCGGGGCACTCCGGCCGACGAACATCCGGTCCGTCATGTCGAAGACATCCCACCCCGCCGCGGCACGAGCCTGCCCTGGCCGGCATGGGCCGAACCCGACGTGGTCGCCGCCTTCACCGCGCGCGGGGTGCATACCCCCTGGTCTCATCAGGTGGCGGCGGCCGAACTGGCCCACACCGGTCGGCACGTGGTGTTGTCCACCGGCACGGCCTCGGGCAAGTCGCTGGCCTACCAGCTGCCGATCCTGACCACGCTGGCCGAAGACCCGTTGGCCCGCGCGCTGTACCTGTCCCCCACCAAGGCGCTCGGGCACGATCAGCTGCGCGCCGCGCACGGCCTTTGTGAGGAGGTCCCTGGCCTGCGCGATGTCGCGCCGTGCGCCTACGACGGTGACGCGGGCACCGATATGCGCCGCTTCGCCCGTGAGCGGTCCCGGTGGATCTTCTCCAACCCGGACATGATCCACCTGTCGCTATTGCGCAACCACGCCCGCTGGGCGGTGTTCCTGCGCCACCTCAAGTACATCGTCGTCGACGAATGCCATTACTACCGAGGCATTTTCGGCTCGAACGTGGCCTTGGTGCTGCGCAGGCTGCTGCGGTTGTGCGCGCGATACTCCGGGTCGCCGACGGTCATCTTCGCCAGCGCCACCACCGCGGCGCCCGCCGAGACCGCCGCCCAGCTGATCGGGGAGACGGTCACGGCGGTGACCGAGGACGGCTCGCCGCACGGTGGGCGGACGGTCGCGCTGTGGGAGCCTGCACTGCTCGAGGACCTGGTCGGGGAGAATGGCGCGCCGGTACGGCGGTCGGCCGGTGCGGAATCCGCCCGGGTGATGGCCGACCTGATCGCCGAGGGAGCCCGCACCCTGACCTTCGTGCGGTCGCGGCGCGGGGCCGAACTGACCGCGCTGGCCGCCTCGGCACGGCTGGAGGAGATCGCCCCCGACCTCGCCGACCGGGTCGCCTCCTACCGGGCCGGTTATCTCTCCGAGGACCGCCGCGCGCTGGAACACGCGCTCAGCGAGGGTGAACTGCGCGGTGTCGCCACCACCAACGCGCTCGAACTCGGCGTGGACATCGCCGGGTTGGATGCGGTCGTCCTGGCCGGTTTCCCCGGCACCGTCACCTCGTTCTGGCAGCAGGCGGGTCGGTCCGGCCGACGCGGGCAGAGCGCACTGATCGTGCTGATCGCCCGGGACGATCCACTGGACACCTACCTGGTGCACCATCCACGCGCGCTGCTGGCCCGGCCGATCGAGAAGGTCGTGATCGACCCGGGCAATCCCTATGTGCTGGGTCCGCAGCTGTTGTGCGCGGCGACCGAACTGCCGCTGACCGACGCCGAGGTACGGACCTGGGATGCCGAAGAGGTCGCGCGCACACTGGTCGACGACGGATTGTTGCGTCGGCGTCCCACCGGCTGGTTCCCCGCGCCCGAGATCGACCCGCATCCGGCGGTCGATATCCGCGGTGCCTCGGGTGGGCAGATCGCGATCCTGGAGTCCGGCACCGGCCGGATCCTGGGCACCACCGGCACCGGCCAGGCTCCGGCCTCGGTACATCCCGGGGCGGTGTATCTGCACCAGGGTGAGAGCTACGTCGTGGACAGCCTGGACTTCGAGGACGGTATCGCGATCGTGCATGCCGAGGACCCCGGGTACACCACGGCCGCAAGGGAAGTCACCGATATCGCGGTCACCGGGACCGGTGAGCGCCGCACGGTCGGCCCGGTGACCGTCGGTGTCGTGCCGGTCTCGGTGTCCAACACCGTCACCGGATACCTGCGCCGCAGGCTCGATGGTGAGGTCATCGACTTCGTCGAGCTGGATATGCCGACCCGCACACTGGAGACCGTCGCGGTGATGTGCACGATCACTCCGGAAACGCTGTACGCCAACGGGATCGACCCGTTGGCCGTGCCGGGTTCACTGCACGCCGCCGAGCATGCGGCGATCGGATTGTTACCGCTGGTGGCCAGCTGCGATCGCGGCGATATCGGCGGAGTGTCCACGGCATCCGGGCCCGAAGACGGTCTGCCCACGATTTTCGTCTACGACGGATACCCGGGCGGCGCGGGATTCGCCGACCGCGGATACCGGCAGATGTACCTGTGGTGGGAAGCGACGGCCGCGGCCATCGAGGCCTGCGAGTGCCCAGCCGGGTGCCCGTCCTGTGTGCAGTCGCCGAAGTGCGGTAACGGCAACGATCCGCTGGACAAGGCCGGGGCGGTCCGCGTTCTGCGCATGGTGCTCGACGAGCTGGCGGGACGCTGA
- a CDS encoding PAS domain-containing protein, whose amino-acid sequence MDHDWLLVETLGDEPAIVAQGSRTKNLVPISTFLRRNPHLMAIQSAIGETVRAGHALTSITPKNDRVIRTEVVHMSDGVIHGVHLWIGEPGADPPDRPMPGPLKWDLTAGIATDTVESLYNAGRDASVEATQGRAFAEDMPARALNPQESKVLSMVIRAKPGHVLCSTWNVTDFRGQPITVGFVARAIAEEQDDGSERLICRAMNWRSVAEGPVVRPDDLAQRILNGLAAPGVHRAIVDLNHWRLLKWLDKPCPFFDWRAGEQGDTVLHPGDERHVLAMAQEFADGPTARVLRLPAHGGGFTPVHVTVNRIELDDDTYAALMSMRLPTDEEIAAAEQEATAAESAQSGTRAAFKSLLRLRKITGQTD is encoded by the coding sequence ATGGACCACGACTGGCTGCTCGTGGAGACCCTGGGTGACGAACCCGCCATCGTCGCCCAGGGATCGAGGACCAAGAACCTGGTCCCGATCAGCACTTTTCTCCGCCGCAACCCCCACCTGATGGCCATCCAATCGGCCATCGGTGAGACGGTGCGCGCCGGTCACGCTCTGACCAGCATCACTCCCAAGAACGACCGCGTGATCCGCACCGAAGTGGTGCACATGTCCGACGGGGTCATCCATGGTGTGCACCTCTGGATCGGCGAACCCGGCGCCGACCCGCCGGACCGTCCGATGCCGGGACCGCTCAAATGGGATCTGACGGCCGGAATCGCCACGGACACTGTGGAATCTCTGTACAACGCGGGCCGCGACGCCAGCGTCGAGGCCACCCAGGGCCGCGCCTTCGCCGAGGACATGCCCGCCAGGGCGCTCAATCCCCAGGAATCGAAGGTGCTGTCCATGGTGATTCGGGCCAAGCCGGGCCATGTGCTGTGCAGCACCTGGAACGTCACCGATTTCCGGGGTCAGCCGATCACCGTGGGTTTCGTCGCCAGGGCGATCGCCGAGGAGCAGGATGACGGCAGCGAACGGTTGATATGCCGAGCGATGAACTGGCGCAGCGTCGCCGAGGGCCCGGTCGTGCGTCCCGATGATCTGGCGCAGCGGATCCTCAACGGCCTTGCCGCACCCGGGGTGCACCGGGCGATCGTCGACCTCAACCACTGGCGACTGCTGAAATGGCTGGACAAGCCGTGCCCATTCTTCGACTGGCGGGCCGGCGAACAGGGCGATACCGTCCTGCACCCCGGCGACGAGCGCCACGTCCTGGCCATGGCACAGGAATTCGCCGACGGGCCGACGGCCCGGGTACTGCGCCTGCCCGCCCACGGCGGCGGGTTCACCCCCGTCCACGTCACCGTGAACCGGATCGAGCTCGATGACGACACCTACGCGGCGCTGATGTCGATGCGGCTGCCCACCGATGAGGAGATCGCCGCTGCCGAGCAGGAGGCGACCGCGGCCGAGAGTGCGCAGTCCGGCACCCGCGCGGCGTTCAAATCGCTTCTGCGGCTCCGGAAGATCACCGGCCAGACGGACTGA
- a CDS encoding Rv3654c family TadE-like protein: MRWRWPSSPGEDGGSATLIATALMVVLLTVTVGVLMLGSVVVARHRAQSGADLAALAGAASLPAGRQSACAAAQSVAESNRVTVVECTLDGLDVAVSVVAATVLPGRGARAEARAGPAEGGVSPSGR, encoded by the coding sequence ATGCGGTGGCGATGGCCGAGCAGTCCCGGTGAGGACGGCGGGTCGGCGACTTTGATCGCGACCGCCCTGATGGTCGTGCTGCTGACGGTCACCGTCGGCGTGCTGATGCTCGGCTCGGTGGTCGTGGCGCGGCATCGTGCGCAGTCGGGGGCCGACCTGGCCGCACTCGCCGGCGCCGCATCGTTGCCTGCCGGTCGGCAGAGTGCCTGTGCGGCAGCACAATCCGTTGCCGAGTCGAATCGGGTGACGGTGGTCGAGTGCACCCTGGACGGTCTGGATGTAGCGGTCAGCGTCGTGGCTGCCACCGTGCTACCCGGGCGCGGCGCCCGAGCGGAGGCCAGGGCGGGGCCGGCCGAGGGTGGCGTCAGTCCGTCTGGCCGGTGA
- a CDS encoding TadE family type IV pilus minor pilin, with translation MEAAFAIAALVSVLVLCVAGINATVLHIRCVDAAREGARLLARGDDGVSAARRVGPKGSTISAQRDGSFVVVRVSAVTALLPGIVISGDAVAMAEQSR, from the coding sequence GTGGAGGCGGCCTTTGCGATCGCCGCCTTGGTCTCGGTGCTGGTGCTGTGTGTGGCCGGTATCAACGCCACGGTCCTGCACATCCGGTGTGTCGACGCCGCACGGGAAGGGGCCCGGCTGCTCGCCCGCGGCGACGATGGCGTCTCGGCGGCGCGCCGGGTCGGGCCGAAGGGGTCGACGATCTCGGCACAGCGCGACGGCTCGTTCGTCGTGGTGCGGGTCAGCGCGGTCACGGCGCTGCTACCAGGGATCGTCATCTCCGGGGATGCGGTGGCGATGGCCGAGCAGTCCCGGTGA
- a CDS encoding DUF4244 domain-containing protein — MLQNMIRRVQARVMVVATDDSGMSTVEYAIGTIAAAAFGAILYTVVTGDSIVTALSNIITRALNTSV, encoded by the coding sequence ATGCTGCAGAACATGATCCGAAGGGTGCAGGCCCGCGTCATGGTGGTCGCCACCGACGACTCCGGGATGAGCACCGTCGAATACGCGATCGGCACCATCGCCGCGGCCGCCTTCGGTGCCATCCTCTACACCGTGGTGACCGGCGACTCGATCGTCACTGCACTCTCCAACATCATCACCCGCGCTCTCAACACCAGTGTCTGA
- a CDS encoding type II secretion system F family protein translates to MSLAAVLLAAAVLIGAGPARTRRSPLRCTPELPDDPLAAASCLDVLAACLSAGMATATAAAAAAPLAPVLLRTQLMRAADLLALGAGSVRAWADPGATADPHGAVLARLARRSAVSGAALADGIAELADQVRIDAGSAADAAAERASVLIAGPLGLCYLPAFVCLGIVPVVAGLAGDLMSGL, encoded by the coding sequence ATGAGCCTGGCTGCGGTGCTGCTCGCGGCGGCGGTGCTGATCGGTGCCGGTCCCGCCCGCACCAGGCGGTCACCGCTGCGCTGCACGCCGGAACTGCCCGACGATCCACTGGCCGCGGCATCGTGTCTGGACGTCCTCGCCGCCTGCCTGTCCGCGGGCATGGCGACCGCGACCGCGGCGGCAGCGGCTGCGCCGTTGGCACCGGTGTTACTGCGTACGCAGCTGATGCGCGCGGCGGACCTGCTTGCCCTCGGCGCCGGATCCGTGCGGGCGTGGGCAGATCCCGGTGCTACCGCCGACCCGCATGGCGCGGTGCTGGCCAGGCTCGCTCGCCGCTCGGCGGTCTCCGGTGCGGCTCTTGCCGACGGCATCGCCGAACTGGCCGACCAGGTGCGCATCGACGCGGGCTCGGCTGCCGATGCCGCCGCCGAGCGCGCCTCGGTGTTGATCGCAGGCCCGCTTGGCCTGTGTTATCTGCCCGCCTTCGTCTGCCTGGGAATCGTCCCGGTGGTCGCCGGACTGGCCGGTGACCTGATGTCAGGCCTGTAA